Proteins co-encoded in one Ralstonia sp. RRA genomic window:
- the ureE gene encoding urease accessory protein UreE, whose translation MLSITKHLPTPHGLASVLVKRAPKLVLPFLERSRSRLRATLNDGREVAVVLTRGTVMRGGDVLVAEDGTLVEVQAAPEQVLRVTSDNRLALMRAAYHLGNRHTPVQVSADALQLEADPVLEDMLVRLGVTVTHVEAPFEPEAGAYGGGHRHGHDATFEEDYAAAQALYNEHHGHDHGHSHDHGHSHAHGHDHDHNHGHVHGPGCGHHHHHHD comes from the coding sequence ATGCTTTCCATCACCAAACACCTCCCCACGCCACACGGCCTGGCCTCCGTATTGGTCAAGCGCGCCCCCAAGCTGGTACTGCCGTTTCTGGAGCGCAGCCGCAGCCGCCTGCGCGCCACGCTCAACGATGGCCGCGAAGTGGCTGTCGTGCTGACGCGCGGCACTGTCATGCGCGGCGGCGATGTGCTGGTGGCCGAAGACGGCACGCTGGTGGAAGTGCAAGCCGCACCGGAGCAGGTATTGCGCGTGACCAGCGACAACCGCCTCGCCCTGATGCGCGCGGCCTACCACCTCGGCAATCGCCACACACCCGTGCAGGTCAGCGCCGACGCACTGCAGCTCGAAGCCGATCCAGTGCTCGAAGACATGCTGGTGCGCTTGGGCGTGACTGTTACGCATGTGGAAGCGCCGTTCGAGCCAGAGGCCGGTGCGTACGGTGGCGGCCATCGCCATGGCCACGACGCAACGTTCGAAGAGGACTACGCGGCCGCGCAGGCGCTGTACAACGAACACCATGGTCACGATCACGGCCACTCGCATGACCACGGGCACAGTCATGCCCATGGCCACGATCACGATCACAACCACGGTCATGTGCATGGTCCCGGCTGCGGCCATCACCACCATCACCATGACTAG
- a CDS encoding acyl-CoA dehydrogenase family protein, translating to MNFDYTPKVKEMQERLLAFFDQHIYPNEQRFYEEIEANRRAGNAWIPTKVIEELKPLARKAGLWNLFLPRSPRAPEGLSNLEYAPLCEIMGRVPWAPEVFNCSAPDTGNMETLERYASEELKDRWLEPLLRGEIRSAFLMTEPAVASSDATNIECRIERQGDEYVINGRKWWSSGAGDPRCAVYIVMGKTNPDAGRHEQQSMIVVPADAPGITVMRPLTVFGYDDAPHGHMEVDLKNVRVPVGNILLGEGRGFEIAQGRLGPGRIHHCMRSIGVAERALELMCKRLSSRVAFGKAIAQHSVWHERIAEARCMIEQARLLTLKAAYMMDTVGNKVAKAEIAMIKVVAPNIACQIVDWAIQAHGGGGVSGDFPLASAYAHQRTLRLADGPDEVHRAAIAKLELAKHLHLKDVVDMPVTRGS from the coding sequence ATGAATTTCGATTACACGCCCAAGGTCAAGGAGATGCAGGAACGCCTGCTCGCCTTCTTCGACCAGCACATCTACCCGAACGAGCAGCGCTTCTACGAAGAGATCGAAGCCAACCGCCGCGCGGGCAATGCCTGGATTCCGACCAAGGTGATCGAAGAGCTCAAGCCGCTGGCTCGCAAGGCCGGGCTGTGGAACCTGTTCCTGCCCCGCTCGCCGCGCGCGCCGGAAGGCCTGTCGAACCTGGAATACGCCCCGCTGTGCGAGATCATGGGCCGCGTGCCCTGGGCGCCGGAAGTGTTCAACTGCTCTGCGCCGGACACCGGCAACATGGAAACGCTGGAGCGCTACGCGTCTGAAGAACTGAAAGACCGCTGGCTGGAGCCGCTGCTGCGCGGCGAGATCCGCTCGGCCTTCCTGATGACCGAGCCGGCCGTGGCCTCGTCGGACGCCACCAACATCGAATGCCGCATCGAGCGCCAGGGCGACGAGTACGTCATCAACGGCCGCAAGTGGTGGTCGTCGGGTGCCGGCGACCCGCGCTGTGCCGTCTACATCGTCATGGGCAAGACCAACCCGGACGCTGGCCGCCACGAGCAGCAATCGATGATCGTGGTGCCCGCCGATGCGCCGGGCATCACCGTCATGCGACCGCTGACCGTGTTCGGCTACGACGATGCGCCGCACGGCCACATGGAAGTCGACCTGAAGAACGTGCGCGTGCCAGTAGGCAACATCCTGCTGGGTGAAGGCCGCGGCTTTGAGATCGCACAGGGCCGCCTGGGCCCGGGCCGTATCCACCACTGCATGCGCAGCATCGGCGTGGCTGAACGCGCGCTGGAACTGATGTGCAAGCGCCTGTCGTCGCGCGTGGCGTTCGGCAAGGCCATCGCACAGCACAGCGTGTGGCACGAGCGCATTGCCGAAGCACGCTGCATGATCGAACAGGCCCGCCTGCTGACGCTGAAGGCCGCATACATGATGGACACCGTCGGCAACAAGGTCGCCAAGGCCGAGATTGCGATGATCAAGGTCGTGGCCCCGAACATCGCCTGCCAGATCGTCGACTGGGCGATCCAGGCGCACGGCGGCGGCGGCGTGTCGGGCGACTTCCCGCTGGCGTCGGCCTACGCGCACCAGCGCACGCTGCGTCTGGCCGATGGTCCGGATGAAGTGCACCGCGCCGCCATCGCCAAGCTGGAGCTGGCCAAGCACCTGCACCTGAAAGACGTTGTCGACATGCCGGTCACGCGCGGCTCCTGA
- a CDS encoding LysR family transcriptional regulator, with amino-acid sequence MIALDDLRLLVRIADAGNLSAAARQLGWLPATASAALKRVETELGARLFERTTRSMRPTEAGQRYLGYARQALEALDEGAESLGQDRTELAGTIRIAATSDLGRHILRPWLDAFCDVHPGVRVTLVLGDRLADLMREDLDFALRYGHLQDSALVRRPLASHPRVIVGAPSYFKQHGRPAHPSDLADHRCLILLRNGEPVTRWQLTHSSGPAPLDVRGDFQCDDGAVVRDWAVAGRGLAFKSWLDVAQDVYAGRLEVALPAWSHAPTPLQLVSLARRHRPARLTACAEFLAERFAEFSARYPFPSAKAAATSPKVIAAKR; translated from the coding sequence ATGATCGCCCTCGACGACCTCCGCCTGCTGGTGCGCATTGCTGACGCCGGCAACCTCTCTGCCGCTGCCCGGCAGCTCGGCTGGCTGCCCGCCACCGCCAGCGCTGCACTCAAGCGCGTGGAAACCGAACTGGGCGCCCGCCTGTTCGAGCGCACGACGCGCAGCATGCGGCCCACCGAAGCCGGCCAGCGTTATCTAGGGTATGCAAGGCAGGCGCTGGAAGCATTGGATGAAGGCGCAGAAAGCCTCGGCCAGGACCGCACTGAACTGGCGGGCACCATCCGCATTGCCGCCACGTCAGACCTGGGGCGGCACATCCTGCGCCCGTGGCTGGATGCCTTCTGCGACGTGCACCCCGGCGTGCGCGTCACCCTGGTGCTGGGCGACCGGCTGGCCGACCTGATGCGCGAAGACCTCGATTTCGCACTGCGCTACGGGCATCTGCAGGATTCCGCACTGGTGCGGCGGCCGCTGGCATCGCATCCGCGCGTGATCGTGGGGGCGCCGTCGTATTTCAAGCAACACGGCCGCCCTGCGCACCCGAGCGATCTGGCCGACCACCGCTGCCTGATCCTGCTACGCAACGGCGAGCCCGTTACGCGTTGGCAGCTCACACACTCTAGCGGCCCCGCCCCGCTGGACGTACGCGGCGATTTCCAGTGCGATGACGGCGCCGTCGTGCGCGACTGGGCCGTCGCCGGGCGCGGGCTGGCTTTCAAGTCATGGTTGGATGTCGCGCAGGACGTGTACGCCGGGCGATTGGAGGTTGCGCTGCCCGCATGGAGCCACGCGCCTACACCGCTGCAACTCGTGAGCCTCGCGCGCCGCCATCGCCCGGCACGGCTGACGGCCTGCGCGGAGTTCCTCGCCGAGCGCTTTGCGGAGTTCAGCGCACGCTATCCGTTCCCATCAGCCAAGGCTGCAGCGACATCGCCCAAGGTCATCGCTGCTAAGCGGTGA
- a CDS encoding urease accessory UreF family protein: MTSVAQLTALLHLASPALPVGAFSYSQGLEAAVDVQHVSDEASAAKWIAEGLDVLAACEAPLWLLQFADWQAGRFDAVAERDAWFLATRETRELRLETSQTGWSLNRLIQQMEWGNDALRAALSARASVTFPTAFAAAAAALNVDPHDGVTAYCFAWVENQMAAAVKAVPLGQAAGQRILFGLHAAVANAVEEATRRAACHPPELSTFSPGLGVLSARHETQYSRLFRS, encoded by the coding sequence ATGACTAGCGTTGCCCAACTGACCGCGTTGCTGCATCTCGCATCTCCCGCATTGCCGGTGGGCGCGTTCAGCTATTCGCAGGGGCTGGAGGCGGCCGTGGATGTGCAGCATGTGAGCGACGAGGCATCCGCTGCAAAGTGGATTGCCGAAGGGCTCGACGTGCTTGCCGCGTGCGAGGCCCCGTTGTGGCTACTGCAATTTGCCGACTGGCAAGCCGGTCGCTTCGATGCCGTGGCCGAGCGCGATGCGTGGTTTCTTGCCACACGCGAAACGCGTGAGCTGCGGCTGGAAACCTCGCAGACGGGCTGGTCGCTCAATCGTCTGATCCAGCAGATGGAATGGGGCAACGATGCATTGCGCGCAGCGCTGTCGGCGCGTGCGTCGGTGACGTTTCCGACGGCATTTGCGGCGGCCGCTGCCGCACTGAACGTTGATCCGCACGACGGTGTGACAGCGTATTGCTTTGCGTGGGTCGAAAACCAGATGGCGGCGGCGGTGAAGGCCGTGCCGCTTGGGCAGGCGGCGGGGCAGCGCATTCTCTTTGGCCTGCATGCCGCGGTTGCAAACGCGGTGGAAGAAGCTACACGCCGCGCGGCGTGTCATCCGCCGGAACTGTCGACATTTTCGCCGGGGCTGGGTGTGTTGTCGGCCCGGCATGAGACCCAATACTCAAGACTCTTTCGTTCATGA
- a CDS encoding LysR family transcriptional regulator, translated as MHISRVDLNLFVVFDAIYTEGGITAAARTLNLTQPAVSHALGRLRELFDDPLFERRGQGMVPTPLARTLIAEVRTSLQGFERTLREGTRFDPATSERRFTISMRDALEATLLPPLMAAIAKEAPRIDVTTVRGDRRQLEAELLAGTIDAVADILLPASAAIRHAPILSDPMVVLARPGHPITQAPLTLDRYLACEHVQVSSRRRGAGLEDVELRRLGRERRVRLRCQHYPAACRVVSCTDWLVTLPIRYARIANEPYGNVMLPLPFNVPALELYLYWHANSDQDAAGRWLRDHIFAAMAEVALDDAVAAFADGR; from the coding sequence ATGCATATATCGCGGGTCGACCTCAACCTGTTCGTCGTTTTCGACGCCATCTATACGGAGGGTGGGATTACGGCGGCAGCGCGCACGCTCAACCTGACGCAACCGGCGGTCAGCCATGCGCTGGGGCGGTTGCGCGAGCTGTTTGACGACCCGCTGTTCGAGCGGCGTGGGCAGGGCATGGTGCCGACGCCGCTGGCCCGGACCCTGATTGCCGAGGTGCGGACATCGCTGCAGGGCTTCGAGCGCACCTTGCGTGAGGGCACGCGCTTTGATCCGGCCACGAGTGAACGCCGCTTCACCATATCGATGCGCGATGCCTTGGAGGCGACGCTGCTGCCGCCCCTGATGGCGGCGATTGCCAAGGAAGCGCCGCGCATCGACGTGACCACGGTGCGGGGCGACCGCCGCCAGCTGGAAGCCGAGCTGCTGGCCGGCACCATCGACGCAGTGGCGGACATTCTGCTGCCGGCGTCCGCGGCCATTCGCCATGCGCCGATCCTGTCAGACCCGATGGTGGTGCTGGCGCGCCCCGGCCACCCGATTACGCAGGCGCCGCTCACGCTGGACCGCTACCTGGCCTGCGAGCATGTGCAAGTGTCGTCACGGCGGCGCGGGGCGGGGCTGGAAGACGTGGAGTTGCGCCGGCTAGGGCGCGAGCGCCGGGTGCGTCTGCGCTGCCAGCACTATCCGGCGGCGTGCCGCGTCGTCAGCTGCACCGATTGGCTCGTCACGCTACCAATACGCTACGCGCGCATCGCCAACGAGCCGTACGGCAACGTCATGCTGCCGCTGCCGTTCAACGTGCCGGCGCTGGAGCTGTACCTCTACTGGCACGCCAACAGCGACCAGGATGCCGCCGGCCGCTGGCTGCGCGATCACATCTTCGCGGCGATGGCCGAGGTGGCGTTGGACGATGCCGTTGCCGCCTTTGCCGACGGACGTTGA
- a CDS encoding phosphotransferase — translation MAQTEQQDFSAFEGTRPVADQQKFDIGALEAWMREHVTGFAGPLTVEQFKGGQSNPTFKLITPSRTYVMRAKPGPKAKLLPSAHAIEREYRVMDALAKTDVPVAKMYALCEDEAVIGRAFYIMEFVQGRVLWDQALPGMAPAERTAIYNEMNRVISALHTVDYAAIGLADYGKPGNYFARQIERWSKQYKLSETESIPAMDNLIEWLPKHVPQEAEEITSIVHGDYRLDNLIFHPTEPRVLAILDWELSTLGHPLADFSYHCMSWHIEPGQFRGVAGLDFAALGIPTEAEYIRQYEERTGRRITGDWNFYLAYNMFRIAGILQGIMKRVVDGTASSAQALEAGKRARPMAELGWKYAQQAGA, via the coding sequence ATGGCACAAACGGAGCAGCAGGATTTCTCGGCCTTCGAAGGCACGCGGCCGGTGGCAGACCAGCAGAAGTTCGACATCGGCGCGCTGGAGGCGTGGATGCGCGAACACGTGACGGGCTTTGCTGGCCCGCTCACCGTGGAGCAGTTCAAGGGCGGCCAGTCGAACCCGACCTTCAAGCTGATCACGCCGTCGCGTACGTATGTGATGCGCGCCAAGCCCGGCCCGAAGGCGAAGCTGCTGCCGTCCGCGCATGCCATCGAGCGCGAGTACCGCGTGATGGACGCGCTCGCCAAAACCGACGTGCCGGTCGCCAAAATGTACGCGCTGTGCGAAGACGAAGCCGTGATCGGCCGCGCCTTCTACATCATGGAATTCGTGCAGGGCCGCGTGCTGTGGGACCAGGCGCTGCCCGGCATGGCACCTGCCGAACGCACTGCCATCTACAACGAGATGAACCGCGTCATCTCCGCGCTGCACACGGTGGACTACGCCGCGATTGGGCTCGCCGACTACGGCAAACCCGGCAACTATTTCGCGCGCCAGATCGAGCGCTGGAGCAAGCAGTACAAGCTGTCGGAAACCGAGTCGATTCCGGCAATGGACAACCTGATCGAATGGCTGCCCAAGCACGTGCCGCAAGAGGCAGAAGAAATCACCAGCATCGTCCACGGCGACTACCGGCTCGACAACCTGATCTTCCACCCGACGGAACCTCGCGTACTGGCCATCCTCGATTGGGAACTGTCGACGCTGGGGCATCCGCTGGCCGACTTCAGCTACCACTGCATGAGTTGGCACATCGAGCCGGGGCAGTTCCGCGGCGTGGCCGGATTGGACTTTGCCGCCTTGGGCATCCCGACGGAAGCCGAGTACATCCGCCAATACGAAGAACGCACCGGCCGCCGCATCACCGGCGACTGGAACTTCTACCTCGCCTACAACATGTTCCGCATTGCCGGCATCCTGCAGGGGATCATGAAGCGCGTGGTGGACGGCACGGCGTCTTCGGCGCAGGCGCTAGAAGCGGGCAAGCGCGCCCGCCCGATGGCCGAGCTGGGCTGGAAATACGCCCAGCAGGCCGGCGCCTGA
- a CDS encoding SDR family oxidoreductase, which translates to MTSTTLQDQAVVVLGGTAGIGQAVARAAAAAGARVTVLGRSAKTDGGIHGIAVDANDTASLGSALVQAAAGGKIDHLVITIGSRTSPPPFASLQRADLEQGFGTKLFAALMAVQAALPYLAERASITLTSGLLSRKPTASGLLRASINAAVEAAAKNLAKELAPRRVNVVSPGVVDTEVWGAPADREAMLARIGAGLPVGRVGTPDDLAQGYLLAMTNGFMTGAIIDIEGGGLL; encoded by the coding sequence ATGACTTCGACGACCTTGCAGGACCAAGCGGTGGTGGTGTTGGGCGGTACGGCGGGCATTGGGCAGGCAGTCGCACGTGCGGCGGCGGCCGCTGGCGCTCGCGTGACGGTGCTGGGCCGCTCGGCCAAGACAGACGGCGGCATCCATGGGATTGCTGTCGACGCGAATGACACCGCTTCGCTGGGCAGTGCGCTAGTGCAGGCTGCGGCCGGTGGCAAGATCGATCATCTTGTCATCACCATCGGCTCGCGCACGAGCCCGCCGCCGTTTGCCTCGCTGCAACGCGCCGATCTGGAGCAGGGCTTCGGCACCAAGCTGTTTGCCGCGCTGATGGCGGTGCAGGCTGCGCTGCCCTATCTGGCAGAGCGCGCGTCGATCACGCTCACGTCTGGGCTGCTCTCGCGCAAGCCGACGGCGAGCGGGCTGCTGCGCGCGTCCATCAACGCAGCGGTGGAAGCGGCGGCCAAGAACCTTGCGAAGGAATTGGCGCCGCGCCGCGTCAACGTGGTCAGCCCCGGTGTAGTGGATACGGAAGTGTGGGGCGCGCCGGCGGATCGCGAGGCCATGCTCGCGCGCATCGGCGCCGGGTTGCCGGTCGGCCGTGTCGGCACGCCGGACGACCTCGCCCAGGGCTATCTGCTGGCCATGACCAACGGCTTCATGACCGGCGCCATCATCGACATTGAAGGAGGCGGTTTGCTATGA
- the ureG gene encoding urease accessory protein UreG: MRTKKLPALRVGVGGPVGSGKTTLLEMLCKAMRERYDLVAITNDIYTKEDQRLLTISGALPAERIMGVETGGCPHTAIREDASINLEAVDRMLSKFPDADVVFIESGGDNLAATFSPELSDLTIYVIDVAGGEKIPRKGGPGITKSDLLIINKTDLAPYVGANLEVMESDTRKMRGDRPFVMCNLRAQGGLDEVIRFIERQGMLSASASA; the protein is encoded by the coding sequence ATGCGTACCAAGAAACTTCCAGCCCTGCGCGTTGGCGTGGGCGGCCCGGTGGGCTCCGGCAAGACCACGCTGCTTGAGATGCTCTGCAAGGCCATGCGCGAGCGCTACGATCTCGTGGCGATCACCAACGACATCTACACCAAGGAAGACCAGCGCCTGCTGACCATCTCCGGTGCATTGCCGGCGGAGCGCATCATGGGCGTGGAGACCGGCGGCTGTCCGCACACCGCCATCCGCGAAGATGCGTCGATCAACCTGGAGGCGGTGGACCGCATGCTCTCCAAGTTTCCCGATGCGGACGTGGTCTTCATTGAATCCGGCGGTGACAACCTGGCTGCCACGTTCAGCCCGGAGTTGTCGGACCTGACCATCTACGTGATCGACGTGGCGGGCGGGGAGAAGATTCCGCGCAAGGGCGGGCCGGGTATTACCAAGTCCGATCTGCTCATCATCAACAAGACGGATCTGGCACCGTACGTCGGCGCCAATCTGGAGGTGATGGAGAGCGACACGCGCAAGATGCGCGGCGACCGTCCCTTTGTGATGTGCAACCTGCGTGCGCAGGGCGGGCTGGATGAGGTCATCCGCTTCATCGAGCGGCAGGGCATGCTGAGCGCTTCTGCCTCGGCCTGA
- a CDS encoding isoprenylcysteine carboxylmethyltransferase family protein — protein sequence MAASAKLGVGAVISVLGYLALAAWGWGGIGPLLAHPARVALVVVTIALTIAALFAGGNLSSGEREDRSNRWVLPVFGLIGIVSAWLPAYTDRLNLWCIDGDAVRWLGVVLYAAGGALRLWPVHVLGNRFSGLVAIQPGHTLVTGGIYQYVRNPSYLGLLVSTLGWGLGFRALAGVVLTLLLIPPLVARMRAEEALLQSQFGAEYDAYRARTWRLIPGLY from the coding sequence ATGGCGGCATCGGCCAAGCTTGGCGTTGGAGCGGTGATTTCGGTACTCGGCTACCTCGCGCTGGCCGCGTGGGGCTGGGGCGGCATTGGTCCGCTGCTGGCGCATCCCGCGCGTGTGGCATTGGTGGTGGTGACCATCGCGTTGACCATTGCCGCGCTGTTCGCTGGCGGCAACCTCAGTTCCGGCGAACGCGAAGATCGATCCAACCGCTGGGTGCTGCCGGTGTTCGGCCTGATCGGCATCGTCAGTGCCTGGCTGCCGGCGTATACCGATCGGCTCAACCTGTGGTGCATCGACGGGGATGCCGTGCGGTGGCTCGGCGTCGTGCTCTACGCTGCCGGCGGCGCGCTGCGACTATGGCCGGTGCACGTGCTCGGCAACCGGTTCAGCGGGCTGGTGGCGATCCAGCCAGGCCATACGCTGGTGACCGGCGGGATCTACCAATACGTGCGCAACCCAAGCTACCTGGGGTTGCTCGTGAGTACGCTGGGCTGGGGGCTGGGGTTCCGGGCACTGGCCGGCGTGGTGCTGACGCTGCTGCTGATTCCCCCGCTGGTTGCACGCATGCGCGCGGAGGAAGCCCTGCTGCAATCGCAATTCGGCGCGGAGTACGACGCGTACCGCGCCCGAACCTGGCGCCTGATTCCCGGGTTGTATTGA
- a CDS encoding transporter — protein MTATASAISFQSDNTGLICGFRFEPGRPGVALDSSQIGDALERAGHDNTECADDAFIWLHFNLSRAGCMRWLQSHLDLPQPFLEMLGEEAHSTRIEQQDGALVAVFNDVIFDFERTPTQVATQWVYAHRRLLVTLRRKPLHSVDRLRECVRNGETFRSPANLLGHLMCDQADLMTQIVRTTGIDIDRIEDRFLASKITSGRQELAGTRRVLVRLQRMLAPEPGSVFRLLSRPPVWLHPEDVQQLRESTEEFSVVLRDMSGLIERIKLLQEEVIARLDEQNNRTLFTLTLVTVLALPINIVAGLFGMNVGGVPLAENHHGFWMMVGLVAGFTALIAWWVVRRRNNQ, from the coding sequence ATGACTGCGACAGCGTCCGCGATCAGTTTTCAATCCGACAACACCGGTCTTATCTGCGGCTTTCGCTTCGAGCCAGGCCGGCCCGGCGTTGCCCTGGATTCTTCGCAGATCGGCGACGCGCTGGAGCGTGCCGGACACGACAACACGGAGTGCGCCGATGACGCGTTCATCTGGCTGCACTTCAACCTGTCGCGTGCGGGGTGCATGCGTTGGCTACAAAGCCATCTTGATTTGCCGCAACCGTTTCTCGAGATGCTGGGCGAGGAGGCGCACTCCACGCGCATCGAGCAGCAGGATGGGGCGCTGGTGGCCGTCTTCAACGACGTGATCTTCGATTTCGAGCGCACGCCCACGCAGGTTGCAACGCAGTGGGTGTATGCGCATCGGCGCCTGCTGGTGACCTTGCGCCGCAAGCCGCTGCATTCGGTCGACAGGCTGCGCGAATGCGTGCGCAACGGCGAGACGTTTCGCTCGCCGGCCAACCTGCTGGGCCACCTGATGTGCGATCAGGCGGACCTGATGACGCAGATCGTGCGCACCACCGGTATCGACATCGACCGCATCGAAGACCGTTTTCTCGCTTCAAAAATCACTTCAGGGCGGCAGGAGCTTGCCGGCACTCGCCGGGTGCTGGTGCGCCTGCAGCGCATGCTGGCGCCTGAGCCGGGTTCGGTGTTCCGCCTGCTCTCCCGTCCGCCGGTGTGGCTCCATCCGGAAGATGTGCAGCAGTTGCGTGAGTCGACCGAAGAGTTCTCCGTCGTGCTGCGTGACATGAGCGGGTTGATCGAACGCATCAAGCTGCTGCAGGAAGAGGTGATCGCGCGCTTGGACGAACAGAACAACCGCACGCTGTTCACGCTGACGCTCGTGACCGTGCTCGCGCTGCCGATCAACATCGTGGCGGGCCTGTTCGGCATGAACGTCGGTGGTGTACCGCTGGCCGAGAACCACCACGGTTTCTGGATGATGGTGGGGCTGGTCGCAGGATTTACTGCGCTGATCGCGTGGTGGGTGGTTCGTCGCCGCAACAACCAGTAA
- a CDS encoding glutathione binding-like protein, producing the protein MIDVYSWATPNGHKVHIMLEECELPYRVHGINIGAGDQFKPDFLKISPNNKIPAIVDQDGPDGKPISLFESGAILLYLAGKTGKFIPEDVRGKYDVLQWLMFQMGGVGPMLGQAHHFRIYAPEKIEYAINRYSNEAKRLYGVIDKRLSESKYLGGADYSIADIATWPWLRSWKNQGIELSDYPKLQRWFEAIEERPAVQRAVKVLAKERPALQDDKAKEILFGATQYQRR; encoded by the coding sequence ATGATCGACGTCTATAGCTGGGCCACGCCCAACGGGCACAAAGTGCACATCATGCTGGAGGAATGCGAGCTGCCTTATCGCGTTCACGGCATCAACATCGGCGCCGGCGACCAGTTCAAGCCCGACTTCCTGAAGATCAGCCCGAACAACAAGATTCCCGCCATCGTCGATCAGGACGGCCCAGACGGCAAACCGATCTCGCTGTTCGAATCGGGCGCGATCCTGCTGTACCTCGCCGGCAAGACCGGCAAGTTCATCCCCGAAGACGTGCGCGGTAAGTACGACGTGCTGCAATGGCTGATGTTCCAGATGGGCGGCGTCGGCCCGATGCTCGGCCAGGCACACCACTTCCGCATCTACGCACCCGAGAAGATCGAGTACGCGATCAACCGCTACAGCAACGAGGCCAAGCGCCTGTATGGCGTGATCGACAAGCGCCTGTCCGAATCAAAGTACCTGGGCGGCGCGGACTACTCCATCGCCGACATCGCCACGTGGCCGTGGCTGCGCAGCTGGAAGAACCAGGGGATCGAGCTGTCGGATTACCCCAAGCTGCAGCGCTGGTTTGAAGCCATTGAAGAACGCCCCGCCGTGCAGCGCGCGGTCAAGGTGTTGGCCAAGGAGCGCCCAGCGCTGCAAGACGACAAGGCAAAGGAGATCCTCTTCGGCGCAACGCAATATCAACGCCGCTGA
- a CDS encoding PaaI family thioesterase — protein MTTATDLTAPTVPAGFDLLNKPSPFLTMLGPVYARGMGASMVMGFHVRHHHLNRRGILHGGVVASLADAALGYCLADPASGNSNEGVLAMSTASLTVDFIASAGEGDWIEITPEGLRTGSKLAFAQALFHRGDRLIARASAVFAVLGGRITTPA, from the coding sequence ATGACCACAGCCACCGACCTGACCGCGCCGACTGTGCCCGCCGGCTTCGACCTGCTGAACAAGCCGAGCCCCTTCCTGACGATGCTGGGGCCGGTGTACGCGCGAGGCATGGGGGCGTCGATGGTGATGGGCTTTCATGTGCGGCACCACCACCTGAACCGGCGCGGCATCCTGCATGGCGGCGTGGTTGCATCGCTGGCCGATGCGGCACTCGGCTACTGCCTGGCCGATCCTGCCAGCGGCAATAGCAACGAAGGTGTGCTGGCCATGTCCACCGCCAGCCTCACTGTGGATTTCATCGCCTCAGCGGGTGAAGGCGACTGGATCGAGATCACCCCAGAGGGGTTGCGCACCGGCAGCAAGCTGGCCTTTGCGCAGGCCCTGTTTCATCGTGGCGACCGGCTGATCGCACGTGCGAGCGCCGTGTTTGCCGTGCTTGGCGGCCGCATCACCACGCCCGCCTGA
- a CDS encoding glyoxalase encodes MSSDSDWTFDHVNFHVAGDAPILKFFADVLGWKPGPRPAFPFPGTWLYQNGDALVHLVDKEGREDDSPELVFSHVAFRTRRDAADVLAAVRESGMPHQVRKHPDRPAAQIFVQLAGVVLELEAPLSGPLEAAREYE; translated from the coding sequence ATGAGTTCAGACAGCGATTGGACATTCGACCATGTGAACTTTCACGTGGCAGGTGACGCGCCCATCCTCAAGTTCTTCGCCGATGTGCTCGGCTGGAAACCGGGGCCGCGTCCGGCGTTTCCGTTTCCTGGCACATGGCTGTACCAGAACGGCGATGCGCTGGTGCATCTGGTGGACAAGGAGGGCCGGGAGGACGACAGCCCGGAGCTGGTGTTTTCGCACGTCGCCTTTCGCACGAGGAGGGATGCGGCCGATGTGTTGGCCGCCGTGCGCGAAAGCGGGATGCCGCACCAGGTGCGCAAGCACCCCGATCGGCCGGCAGCGCAGATCTTCGTGCAGTTGGCTGGGGTGGTGCTTGAGCTGGAGGCGCCGCTGTCCGGTCCGTTGGAAGCGGCGCGCGAGTACGAGTGA